The stretch of DNA TTCCTGTGCGCGGCGGCCTGCCCCTCCAACTGCATCTACATCGAAGCGGCGGAGAACACGGCGGAGCGCCGGGTCTCGGGCGCCGAGCGCTACGCCAAGGTCTACAACATCGACTACAACCGCTGCATCTTCTGCGGCTACTGCGTGGAGGCTTGCCCGACCGACGCCATCACCCACGGGCACGCGTTCGAGATCGCCACGCTGAATGCCAGCAGCCTGGTGTTCCGGAAAGAGCAGCTGCTGGCTG from Terriglobales bacterium encodes:
- a CDS encoding 4Fe-4S binding protein, whose amino-acid sequence is FLCAAACPSNCIYIEAAENTAERRVSGAERYAKVYNIDYNRCIFCGYCVEACPTDAITHGHAFEIATLNASSLVFRKEQLLAAELAEQGENARFPASLPPGVNRPFEQSKTI